Proteins co-encoded in one Coriobacterium glomerans PW2 genomic window:
- a CDS encoding PTS system mannose/fructose/N-acetylgalactosamine-transporter subunit IIB has translation MIIGVRIDFRLLHGQVANLWANSLNVGRFMVVDDDVAQDSLQKQVLKMACPTSVRLSVLPVEKAAANILAGKYDEQRLFIIAKGSKTVLRLIDAGVPIEHVNVGNMASEGTIKNVTRSIAVTPSEIEDFKAIASRGVTLTAQMVPSNAAEDFMPLLEKA, from the coding sequence ATGATTATCGGAGTGCGCATAGATTTCCGCCTGCTGCACGGACAGGTGGCCAACCTGTGGGCGAATTCGCTCAACGTCGGTCGCTTCATGGTCGTCGATGACGACGTCGCGCAGGACAGCCTGCAGAAGCAGGTGCTCAAGATGGCCTGTCCCACTTCGGTGAGGCTCTCGGTGCTGCCCGTCGAGAAGGCCGCCGCCAACATCCTAGCCGGGAAATACGATGAGCAGCGCCTGTTCATCATCGCAAAGGGTTCGAAGACGGTGCTGCGGCTCATCGATGCAGGGGTGCCCATCGAACATGTCAACGTCGGCAACATGGCATCGGAGGGCACCATCAAGAACGTGACCCGCTCGATCGCCGTCACGCCTTCCGAGATCGAAGACTTCAAGGCGATCGCCTCCCGCGGTGTGACCCTCACCGCACAGATGGTCCCCTCCAACGCAGCGGAGGACTTCATGCCGCTGCTTGAGAAGGCGTGA
- a CDS encoding SDR family oxidoreductase, producing MGSWLDLDGKTVIVTGGSSGIGDAIVRELIHDGANVVNGDIKEGTFSAQKLTFVKTDVTKAHEVEHLVEKAVAINGEIWGIVNNAGINQPRVLVDPDDMHGKYELDDGTFTSLFNVNVRSVFLISQSAVRRMIKQRHGVIVNMSSEAGLEGSIGQSIYAATKGAINAFTRSWGKELGKYNIRVVGVAPGIMEATGLRTASYEEALAYTRNITVDQLRAGYTSTSSTPLGRDGKLEEVASVVAFFLSNRASYVTGITANVAGGKSRG from the coding sequence ATGGGCAGCTGGCTAGATCTTGACGGCAAGACAGTTATCGTAACCGGTGGTTCATCGGGTATCGGAGATGCGATTGTCAGAGAGCTCATTCATGATGGTGCCAATGTTGTCAACGGAGATATCAAAGAAGGGACCTTTTCAGCCCAGAAGCTTACATTTGTCAAAACAGATGTCACAAAAGCACATGAGGTCGAGCATCTTGTGGAGAAGGCAGTTGCGATCAATGGTGAGATCTGGGGCATTGTCAACAATGCTGGTATTAATCAGCCCCGTGTCCTAGTGGATCCAGATGACATGCACGGAAAATATGAACTTGATGATGGAACATTCACATCTCTTTTCAACGTCAATGTCAGAAGCGTGTTCTTGATCTCGCAGTCCGCGGTCCGCAGAATGATCAAGCAGAGACATGGCGTGATCGTCAACATGTCTTCTGAGGCAGGGCTCGAAGGTTCGATCGGACAGAGCATTTATGCTGCAACAAAGGGCGCGATAAATGCATTTACGCGTTCATGGGGTAAAGAGCTGGGGAAATATAATATTCGCGTTGTCGGAGTGGCACCAGGGATAATGGAGGCCACAGGGCTCAGAACAGCATCCTACGAAGAGGCTCTGGCGTATACACGCAACATCACGGTCGATCAACTACGGGCGGGATACACTTCGACATCGAGTACTCCTCTCGGACGGGATGGAAAGCTCGAAGAAGTCGCTTCCGTCGTAGCGTTCTTTCTTTCAAATCGAGCGAGCTATGTCACCGGAATAACTGCAAATGTAGCGGGTGGGAAGTCTCGAGGTTAA
- a CDS encoding N-acetylmuramoyl-L-alanine amidase, translating into MRTSFAHGPKPAEFQRYIVLHDTEGTGDADSVINWWDASGHGVAAHFVVNRDGSVVQCVALDNIAHHAGYGDTGHNDFYGTCDESRDDKVGADQIGGWARDYGMNSYSVGIELVHVGGSGPYPEAQLDALDNLIAYIDAYYGSESTIIDHKAWRTGNSDTSPEFASFLANYQSHRRHAVQ; encoded by the coding sequence ATGAGGACAAGCTTCGCACACGGTCCCAAGCCCGCCGAGTTCCAACGCTATATCGTGCTTCATGACACGGAGGGCACCGGGGATGCCGACTCGGTAATCAACTGGTGGGACGCCAGCGGCCATGGAGTCGCCGCGCACTTCGTCGTCAATCGAGATGGAAGCGTGGTGCAGTGCGTAGCGCTGGACAATATCGCCCACCACGCCGGATATGGCGACACCGGGCATAATGATTTCTACGGCACGTGCGATGAGAGCCGCGATGACAAGGTGGGCGCGGATCAGATCGGCGGATGGGCGCGAGACTACGGTATGAACTCGTACTCCGTGGGCATCGAGCTCGTTCATGTCGGGGGTTCGGGACCCTATCCGGAAGCCCAGCTCGATGCTCTGGACAACCTCATCGCCTATATCGATGCGTATTACGGCTCCGAGAGCACGATCATCGATCACAAGGCATGGCGGACGGGGAACTCGGATACCTCGCCTGAATTCGCCTCCTTCTTGGCGAATTATCAGTCTCACCGTAGACATGCGGTTCAGTAG
- a CDS encoding zinc ribbon domain-containing protein: protein MECPHCGNPLKDGARFCGSCGKPVDGAAAPGPHHPSVNPAAPAGPAAAEGAQRPAPVPAGGPAGGPGGPFYPPAGPSAAAAGSQQPYGIQPSGGFGFSQPGCLGAAWHDITSSPGWFKRILLLMAFNCVPFLNWYANGYCIQWGSDRAVGMQGPMPIGTFSKRAFLSGLCLTVLSIMGFFALFAVMPLTWIPFIGLPIIIVFGCFVDMFKGLAVMRMAMFDRFGEAFELSDIVQKSRRRMGSLFASACVPGIIVGAVLWIIVFILLVSSMARVRYSSDTMSWAYNHMADIQSFASDPVGYIMRLLIAFSIWITVLSLLFKFFTGFAQAWSFRALGHWIERYAPEWKAQARQGRPDEPTAQR, encoded by the coding sequence ATGGAGTGTCCACATTGCGGCAATCCGCTCAAGGACGGTGCACGATTCTGCGGTTCGTGTGGCAAGCCGGTTGATGGCGCCGCAGCTCCGGGGCCTCATCATCCGTCTGTGAACCCCGCTGCGCCGGCTGGTCCGGCGGCTGCTGAGGGGGCGCAGCGGCCCGCTCCTGTTCCTGCGGGCGGCCCCGCCGGCGGCCCCGGGGGTCCTTTTTATCCGCCAGCGGGGCCCTCCGCTGCGGCCGCGGGATCTCAACAGCCCTACGGGATTCAACCCAGCGGTGGCTTCGGGTTCTCTCAGCCGGGCTGTCTGGGCGCAGCGTGGCATGACATCACCTCCTCGCCCGGATGGTTCAAGCGCATACTGTTACTCATGGCGTTCAACTGCGTGCCATTCCTCAATTGGTACGCCAACGGCTATTGCATCCAGTGGGGATCGGACCGGGCTGTCGGAATGCAAGGTCCGATGCCGATCGGCACCTTCAGCAAACGGGCTTTTCTGAGCGGGCTGTGTCTCACCGTTTTATCTATCATGGGCTTTTTCGCCTTGTTTGCAGTTATGCCTCTGACATGGATCCCATTCATCGGTTTGCCGATCATCATCGTGTTCGGATGCTTCGTCGACATGTTCAAAGGGCTGGCCGTCATGCGCATGGCCATGTTCGACCGCTTTGGCGAGGCGTTTGAGCTTTCCGATATCGTGCAGAAGAGCAGAAGGCGCATGGGCAGCTTGTTCGCGTCCGCATGCGTGCCCGGCATCATCGTCGGAGCCGTACTCTGGATCATCGTTTTCATCTTGCTTGTTAGCAGCATGGCTCGAGTACGCTACTCATCAGATACGATGTCTTGGGCCTACAATCATATGGCGGATATCCAGAGTTTCGCCAGCGACCCGGTTGGATACATAATGCGGCTTTTGATCGCCTTCAGTATCTGGATCACCGTCCTGTCGCTGCTCTTCAAGTTTTTCACTGGATTTGCACAGGCTTGGTCGTTTCGCGCACTCGGTCATTGGATCGAGCGCTACGCACCCGAGTGGAAGGCGCAGGCCCGGCAGGGCAGGCCGGATGAGCCCACAGCGCAGCGGTGA
- a CDS encoding PTS glucitol/sorbitol transporter subunit IIA, with product MSSAEGVKYETVILEAGCNATDFRNVNIAVLFGDTAPSELRPFCFIIRVSPVFDQIRAGDSLEFNDQRYVITAIGSEVNRNLATLGHISVVFDGSPSAKLEGSVYVERKEYPSLRPGDVIRIWGPAV from the coding sequence ATGTCATCAGCTGAAGGCGTGAAGTATGAAACAGTGATCTTGGAAGCGGGGTGCAATGCAACCGACTTCAGGAATGTGAACATCGCTGTACTTTTTGGGGATACCGCGCCGAGCGAACTGCGTCCGTTTTGCTTCATAATCCGGGTCAGCCCGGTCTTCGATCAGATCCGTGCGGGCGATTCTCTCGAATTCAACGATCAGAGGTATGTGATCACGGCAATCGGTAGCGAGGTAAACAGAAATCTTGCTACTCTCGGCCATATCTCGGTTGTCTTTGATGGATCGCCTTCTGCGAAATTGGAAGGATCTGTATATGTCGAGAGGAAGGAGTACCCGAGTCTCAGACCTGGAGACGTGATTCGCATATGGGGGCCGGCTGTCTGA
- a CDS encoding PTS sugar transporter subunit IIA, translated as MNSLDYRLLRYLLINGTTKLSVLAESENVSCRTMRKYILNLSRALGTAAEVKINSNGYYLHILNRRLFCLIQSGALKHNIDNNDRQKRQAEILFMLIQEGGFISIDDLADQLIVSRGTLQKDLDSCQVWLHGYDIAIQGVTSRGIRLRIGSAADLVVFVYYKMLDYIQNRLPTDEGLINQVVDLLTSLNVSKTITRTFVNITRILVFLKRNGYEITEVNVVYTNLVDDSDHLSKLMEIIEDQCQVVFNPMERLFLTFPFNLYSNPLLSNEKTSSALDRNKVLFDEVSQSLNALINTRIDYDQFYDSIKYHLIFLINRAVFHVAPSDFLRDQMLEKFQLAADLAASFSKALEDRLDLEISDVEINYLTIYFEMALQKSNNVGSDQPRVGFLLDMGLSALNYLQNQLNIMFESNVVLSAYQNEAEIIQDQNDLIMVFSDRILDCGLKIPVVMVGDIFRDRILETKVKASALQHEIDAGRVIWRSQPFDNRRRLGYEEVLRRVLRPDGKAGTVDTEFCQRLIDNEASSKLILANGVAIPHAIGKIRGNNLFLSLVILTEPILVRRSEVRYIFIIGIPSVLEKKTLEDLSMLYDLLFLIAVNEEAVANLKRTATALKPLTIVTEGL; from the coding sequence TTGAACAGCCTTGACTACCGCCTTCTTCGCTATCTGCTCATCAACGGAACCACGAAGCTAAGCGTACTAGCTGAAAGCGAGAACGTATCCTGCCGAACCATGAGGAAATATATACTCAACCTATCACGAGCTCTTGGAACCGCCGCAGAAGTCAAAATCAATAGCAATGGCTACTACCTGCATATTTTGAATCGTAGACTCTTTTGTCTGATTCAGTCAGGTGCTTTGAAGCACAATATCGACAACAACGATCGTCAAAAGCGCCAAGCCGAGATCCTGTTCATGCTAATCCAAGAGGGGGGGTTTATTTCTATTGACGATCTTGCTGATCAGCTCATTGTCAGCCGTGGGACACTTCAAAAAGATCTGGATTCCTGTCAAGTTTGGTTACATGGGTATGACATTGCGATTCAAGGTGTGACAAGTCGAGGAATCAGACTTCGCATAGGATCTGCGGCTGATCTGGTCGTTTTCGTGTATTACAAGATGCTGGATTACATTCAAAACAGATTGCCGACAGATGAGGGCCTGATCAATCAGGTTGTCGATTTGCTCACGTCGTTGAACGTCAGCAAAACCATTACTCGAACCTTTGTCAACATAACAAGAATATTGGTTTTTCTGAAAAGGAACGGTTATGAAATCACTGAGGTGAATGTCGTATACACGAATCTGGTCGATGATTCCGACCACCTTTCCAAATTGATGGAGATCATCGAGGACCAGTGTCAGGTTGTTTTCAATCCGATGGAGCGATTGTTTTTGACCTTTCCGTTCAATTTGTATTCAAATCCCTTGCTTTCGAACGAGAAGACCTCCTCTGCGCTCGATCGAAACAAAGTGCTTTTCGATGAGGTGTCTCAATCGCTCAATGCGCTGATCAATACGCGGATCGATTATGACCAGTTTTACGACTCCATCAAATATCATTTGATATTTCTTATCAACAGAGCTGTCTTTCATGTCGCCCCTTCAGATTTTTTAAGAGATCAGATGCTCGAGAAGTTTCAACTTGCCGCAGATCTGGCCGCTTCATTCAGCAAAGCGCTTGAGGACCGATTGGATCTTGAAATCTCTGACGTGGAGATCAACTATCTCACTATTTACTTTGAGATGGCGCTTCAAAAGTCCAATAATGTTGGTTCTGACCAGCCGAGAGTTGGATTTCTGCTCGATATGGGCCTCAGTGCCCTGAACTACCTGCAGAATCAATTGAATATCATGTTTGAGTCGAACGTGGTGCTTTCCGCCTATCAAAACGAGGCCGAGATCATTCAAGACCAAAACGATCTGATCATGGTGTTTTCGGATCGCATATTGGACTGCGGACTGAAGATTCCCGTTGTCATGGTTGGCGACATCTTCCGCGACCGTATCTTGGAGACGAAAGTCAAAGCTTCGGCTCTTCAGCATGAAATTGATGCGGGTAGGGTTATCTGGAGGTCTCAGCCCTTTGACAACAGGAGACGGTTGGGCTACGAAGAAGTTCTCCGCCGGGTCCTTAGACCGGACGGCAAGGCTGGTACGGTCGACACTGAGTTTTGCCAGCGGTTGATCGACAATGAAGCCTCATCAAAACTCATACTGGCCAATGGCGTGGCCATTCCTCATGCCATCGGTAAGATCAGAGGAAACAATCTTTTTCTCAGCTTGGTTATTTTAACGGAACCGATTCTGGTACGAAGATCTGAGGTCAGATACATCTTCATTATCGGAATCCCGTCTGTGCTGGAGAAGAAGACCCTCGAGGATCTCTCGATGTTGTACGATCTGCTGTTTTTGATCGCTGTCAATGAAGAAGCGGTCGCCAACTTGAAACGAACTGCGACCGCGCTAAAACCGCTGACTATTGTAACGGAGGGCCTGTAG
- the srlE gene encoding PTS glucitol/sorbitol transporter subunit IIB produces the protein MTGKKWHSIRVVKGSGGYGGPLTITPTEKKHKFIYVTGGNKPPIVEKIAQLTGMEAVDGFKTSIPEDEIAVAIIDCGGTLRCGIYPKKHVLTINILPSGKSGPLAEFITPSTYVSNVGVDQITALPDDAIPGQDLNGKIDEQQMHQTKPEASREHEQKYDTSKTITGQMKRPNFIARIGIGAGRVISTFNQAAKDSVQTMLTTVIPFMAFVALLIGIIQGSGLGNWFASLMTPLAGNIFGLICIGLICSLPFLSPILGPGAVIAQVIGTLIGVQIGRGNIQPQFALPALFAINTQNACDFIPVGLGLEEADSKTVEVGVVSVLYSRFLNGVPRVIIAWIASFGLYAQ, from the coding sequence ATGACTGGAAAAAAATGGCATAGTATCAGGGTCGTAAAAGGATCCGGTGGATACGGTGGGCCGCTTACGATCACACCGACGGAGAAAAAGCACAAGTTCATCTATGTGACAGGCGGAAATAAACCTCCTATCGTGGAAAAGATCGCGCAGCTCACAGGCATGGAGGCCGTCGATGGATTCAAGACGTCGATTCCTGAAGACGAGATCGCGGTTGCGATCATAGATTGCGGAGGGACACTGAGATGCGGTATCTATCCCAAGAAACATGTGCTGACGATCAATATCTTACCAAGTGGGAAATCGGGCCCACTCGCCGAGTTCATCACACCAAGCACTTATGTTTCCAATGTTGGCGTCGACCAGATCACCGCGCTTCCCGATGATGCGATTCCTGGTCAGGATCTGAATGGAAAAATCGACGAGCAGCAGATGCACCAGACAAAGCCCGAAGCCAGCAGAGAACATGAACAAAAGTACGATACCAGCAAGACGATCACAGGGCAGATGAAACGACCGAACTTCATCGCCCGGATCGGCATCGGTGCTGGCAGAGTCATATCAACCTTCAACCAAGCTGCCAAGGACTCCGTCCAAACGATGCTCACGACGGTGATTCCGTTCATGGCATTCGTTGCTTTGCTCATAGGTATCATTCAGGGGTCCGGTTTGGGCAACTGGTTCGCCTCGCTGATGACCCCGTTGGCGGGCAATATCTTCGGTCTCATCTGCATCGGCCTCATCTGTTCGCTACCGTTTCTTTCGCCGATCTTGGGACCCGGAGCGGTGATCGCTCAGGTTATCGGTACGCTGATCGGCGTCCAGATCGGCCGTGGCAACATACAGCCGCAGTTTGCGCTGCCGGCTCTTTTTGCGATCAATACGCAGAACGCATGCGATTTCATCCCGGTCGGCCTCGGTCTCGAAGAGGCTGACTCGAAAACAGTCGAAGTCGGTGTCGTCTCCGTGCTCTACTCGCGTTTTTTGAATGGCGTTCCACGGGTCATCATTGCATGGATAGCGAGCTTTGGCCTGTATGCACAGTAG
- the srlA gene encoding PTS glucitol/sorbitol transporter subunit IIC, whose amino-acid sequence MSYISDLAAGFMGLFQTGAQTFIGWMTSIVPVVLLLLVLMNTIIAFIGEERIERFAQRASRNVFMRYLILPFLAAFMLGNPMCFTLARFLPEYYKPSYYAAQAQFCHTSNGVFPHINPGELFVWLGIAQGVQQLGLNEMDLAIRYMLVGIVLNFIGGWVTDFTTSIVCRQTGVMLSKTVDISARIGQAE is encoded by the coding sequence ATGAGCTATATATCTGATCTAGCCGCCGGATTCATGGGCTTGTTCCAAACAGGTGCTCAAACATTCATTGGCTGGATGACGAGTATCGTTCCGGTAGTTCTACTATTGCTGGTACTTATGAATACGATCATCGCGTTCATAGGAGAGGAGCGCATTGAGCGCTTCGCTCAAAGGGCGAGCAGAAACGTTTTCATGCGATATCTGATTCTGCCTTTCCTTGCTGCGTTCATGTTGGGCAACCCAATGTGCTTCACGCTTGCGCGTTTTCTACCCGAGTACTACAAGCCAAGTTACTATGCGGCTCAGGCGCAGTTCTGTCACACGAGCAACGGTGTCTTTCCGCATATCAACCCCGGGGAGCTCTTCGTCTGGCTTGGGATTGCCCAAGGCGTCCAGCAGCTGGGATTGAATGAAATGGACCTGGCGATCCGTTATATGCTCGTGGGAATCGTGCTGAACTTTATCGGAGGCTGGGTAACCGATTTCACGACGTCAATTGTTTGCAGACAGACCGGCGTCATGCTGAGCAAGACAGTTGATATCTCAGCGCGGATCGGTCAAGCGGAGTAA
- a CDS encoding DNA cytosine methyltransferase has product MEKPIPIIDLFAGAGGLGEGFSSACNESGSPAFKIIMSVEKDPLAHRTLRMRAFFRAAYRACGAMPASYINYLQNPSAENLEALRNEFPEQWQQANREALCETLKEGDDALVEEAKRRLDAYGSDSFILIGGPPCQAYSLVGRSRRTHDRQGLQKDEKQTLYRCYLRFIERLNPDIFVMENVSGILSAKLARKGVFHMILRDMESAGYRIRSLSKLRAVEPRDYIVDAERYGIPQARHRVVLLGLRSHSSLTPSILTPRFAEKTVRDALTGIPPVRSGFSKRSGNMRESWQRYIAHAAKRLAGTAEGRALRAELSALSDARFPETQAKRSIVRVQRTPLISWYRARLDGISVLPNHEARNHLASDLDRYLFCAVFGQRYGYSPKLQDFPASLLPNHKNALDAKVNKDVIFSDRFRVQIFDRRSMTVTSHISKDGHYYIHPDPVQCRSLTVREAARLQTFPDDYYFEGNRTSQYQQVGNAVPPLLAKQIAEVIYDCMMRGGHDRKPMVVAAKPS; this is encoded by the coding sequence ATGGAGAAGCCGATTCCAATCATCGATCTGTTCGCCGGCGCGGGGGGTTTGGGAGAGGGGTTTTCCTCAGCATGCAATGAGAGCGGCTCTCCTGCGTTCAAGATCATCATGTCTGTGGAGAAAGATCCCCTCGCGCATCGGACGCTCCGAATGCGCGCCTTCTTCCGCGCTGCGTACCGTGCGTGCGGCGCGATGCCTGCAAGCTATATCAACTATCTGCAAAATCCGAGCGCCGAGAATCTCGAGGCCCTCAGAAACGAGTTTCCCGAGCAGTGGCAGCAGGCAAACCGCGAAGCGCTGTGCGAAACGCTCAAGGAGGGCGATGATGCCCTTGTGGAGGAAGCCAAGCGCCGTCTTGACGCATACGGATCCGATTCGTTCATCCTCATCGGTGGTCCCCCCTGCCAAGCGTATTCGCTGGTTGGTCGATCTCGTCGGACACACGATCGGCAAGGCCTCCAAAAAGACGAGAAGCAGACGCTGTACAGATGCTACCTGAGGTTCATCGAGCGGCTCAACCCCGATATCTTCGTGATGGAGAACGTAAGTGGGATTCTGTCGGCGAAGCTCGCCCGCAAAGGTGTCTTCCACATGATCCTTCGTGATATGGAGAGCGCCGGCTATCGCATTCGTTCTTTGTCAAAGCTCCGCGCTGTGGAACCGAGAGATTATATCGTCGATGCGGAGCGCTATGGCATCCCGCAGGCTCGGCACCGCGTGGTCCTGCTCGGGTTGCGTTCGCATTCTTCGCTCACCCCCTCGATTCTCACCCCGCGTTTTGCAGAGAAGACGGTTCGCGATGCTCTCACCGGCATACCACCCGTGAGAAGCGGCTTCTCAAAACGAAGTGGAAACATGAGAGAATCCTGGCAGCGATATATCGCGCACGCTGCGAAGCGCCTGGCAGGCACCGCCGAGGGCCGCGCGCTGCGCGCCGAGCTCTCCGCGCTGTCTGACGCGCGATTCCCTGAAACGCAGGCGAAGCGCAGCATCGTGCGAGTACAGCGAACGCCGCTGATCAGCTGGTATCGCGCGAGACTGGACGGCATATCGGTTCTTCCGAACCATGAGGCCAGAAACCATCTTGCAAGCGACCTGGATCGCTATCTATTCTGCGCCGTCTTCGGCCAGCGATACGGATATTCGCCCAAGCTGCAGGATTTCCCTGCATCGCTGCTCCCCAATCACAAGAACGCCCTTGACGCGAAGGTGAACAAAGACGTCATCTTCTCCGATCGGTTCCGAGTCCAGATCTTTGACAGGCGCTCCATGACCGTGACATCGCATATCTCCAAGGACGGGCACTACTATATACATCCTGATCCCGTGCAGTGCCGCAGCCTCACGGTGCGCGAGGCCGCGCGGCTCCAGACATTTCCCGATGACTACTATTTCGAAGGCAATCGCACCTCTCAGTATCAGCAGGTCGGCAATGCTGTACCCCCGTTGCTCGCCAAACAGATCGCCGAGGTCATCTACGATTGCATGATGCGCGGCGGACACGATCGCAAGCCCATGGTGGTCGCGGCGAAACCGAGCTGA
- a CDS encoding transcriptional regulator GutM, translated as MPFLQIGLMIAAAFLVQALMGFFQIKNFAKHYREVRRRGRVLIGKNPRRFRSGSLMLIGLDSAGRVQEIRVMKGVSVFSRFRELSLGVGRPIEEIGADHDALQRLSRTERECLLNAYRNFINFKTHNLSVEDFDTSSVSIFSLPVFNSLLATGRSKVRKLMRECDRDAI; from the coding sequence ATGCCATTTTTGCAAATCGGTCTCATGATAGCCGCAGCATTTCTGGTCCAAGCGTTGATGGGATTCTTTCAAATCAAGAACTTTGCAAAGCATTATCGCGAAGTTCGACGGAGGGGACGCGTGCTGATCGGAAAAAACCCACGCAGATTTCGCTCGGGCAGTCTGATGCTCATAGGCCTCGATTCAGCTGGCCGTGTGCAGGAGATTCGCGTCATGAAGGGGGTGAGCGTATTTAGCAGGTTCAGGGAGCTTTCTTTAGGTGTGGGTAGGCCAATAGAAGAGATTGGAGCCGATCATGATGCATTGCAGCGGTTAAGTAGAACGGAACGTGAGTGCCTTCTCAATGCGTATCGAAATTTCATTAACTTTAAAACTCATAATCTGAGTGTCGAAGATTTTGACACCAGCAGTGTCAGCATCTTTTCACTCCCTGTGTTCAATTCATTGCTTGCAACCGGCAGATCGAAAGTGAGAAAACTCATGCGTGAGTGCGATCGAGATGCTATCTAG
- a CDS encoding glycoside hydrolase family 35 protein — protein sequence MHTFEIGSDFYMDGRPFQIRSGAIHYFRLHPDDWEHSLYNLKAMGFNTVETYIPWNMHEPHKDEFRITAETDFERFLGLASDLGLWAIVRPSPFICAEWEFGGLPAWLLAERGMRIRSNDPRFLERLALYYDMLMPHLAKHQITRGANIIMMQIENEYGSYCEDSDYMRSVRDLMVERGIDVKLCTSDGPWRACQRAGSLIEDNVLATGNFGSHATENFAALKGFHKEHGKTWPLMCMEFWAGWFNRWGESVVRRDPEELARSVREALREGSINLYMFHGGTNFGFMNGCSARHDHDLHQITSYDYDAPLDEAGNPTEKFYALQRMVREDFPDARTASPRIKGTLAPMTLERCGLAGLFETLDTLSEPLEMRHPAAMEDLGQAYGYILYRTRIEADTAGEERFRIVDARDRAQLFLNGRLVATQYQEDIGEDILAAPKPGINQLDILVENMGRVNYGHKLLASTQHKGIRTGICVDLHFVTGFEVFRLPLASADKVDFSRGWTPGAPAFHRFAAVVRDTALDTHLDLTGFGKGCVFVNGFNVGRFWEKGPTRSLYVPHGLLRVGSNDIIVFETEGIYSDELKLSSRPVIDERAGEER from the coding sequence GTGCATACATTCGAGATCGGCTCTGATTTCTATATGGATGGGCGTCCTTTTCAGATCAGAAGCGGTGCGATCCATTATTTCCGCCTGCACCCAGACGACTGGGAGCATTCACTTTACAATCTCAAAGCCATGGGCTTCAACACAGTCGAAACATATATACCATGGAATATGCATGAGCCGCACAAAGATGAATTCCGCATCACCGCCGAGACGGACTTCGAGCGCTTCCTGGGGCTCGCATCAGATCTCGGCCTCTGGGCGATCGTGCGGCCCTCCCCCTTCATTTGCGCCGAATGGGAGTTCGGCGGCCTGCCAGCATGGCTGCTGGCCGAGCGCGGCATGCGCATCCGCTCAAACGACCCGAGATTTCTCGAGCGTCTGGCCCTCTACTATGACATGCTCATGCCTCATCTGGCCAAGCACCAGATCACGCGTGGGGCCAATATCATAATGATGCAGATTGAAAACGAGTACGGCTCATATTGCGAGGACAGCGACTACATGCGCTCCGTTCGCGATCTCATGGTCGAGCGAGGCATCGATGTGAAGCTGTGCACCTCAGACGGACCATGGCGTGCCTGTCAGCGCGCCGGATCGCTTATCGAAGACAACGTCCTCGCCACCGGAAACTTCGGATCTCATGCGACGGAGAACTTTGCCGCGCTCAAGGGATTCCACAAAGAGCACGGCAAGACCTGGCCGCTCATGTGCATGGAATTCTGGGCTGGCTGGTTCAATCGATGGGGCGAGTCGGTCGTGCGACGCGATCCGGAAGAGCTTGCCCGAAGCGTTCGCGAAGCCCTGCGCGAGGGAAGCATCAATCTCTATATGTTCCATGGCGGCACGAATTTCGGTTTTATGAACGGGTGCTCGGCACGACATGACCATGACCTGCACCAGATCACGAGCTACGATTATGACGCCCCGCTCGATGAGGCGGGCAACCCGACCGAGAAGTTCTACGCCCTGCAACGCATGGTGCGTGAGGACTTCCCCGACGCGCGGACCGCCTCGCCGCGGATCAAGGGCACGCTGGCTCCGATGACGCTTGAGCGCTGCGGCCTCGCCGGCCTGTTCGAAACACTCGACACGCTCTCCGAGCCCTTGGAGATGCGCCATCCCGCGGCCATGGAGGACCTCGGGCAGGCATACGGCTACATCCTGTACCGCACGCGCATCGAGGCGGACACAGCCGGTGAGGAGCGCTTCCGCATCGTCGACGCACGCGACCGCGCCCAGCTCTTCCTCAACGGCCGGCTTGTGGCGACCCAGTACCAGGAAGACATCGGCGAGGACATCTTGGCCGCACCGAAGCCGGGTATCAATCAGCTCGACATCCTCGTCGAGAACATGGGTCGTGTCAACTACGGCCACAAGCTGCTCGCGTCAACCCAGCACAAGGGCATCCGAACGGGTATCTGCGTCGATCTGCACTTCGTGACAGGCTTCGAAGTGTTCCGGCTGCCGCTCGCATCCGCCGACAAGGTGGATTTTTCCCGGGGGTGGACCCCAGGGGCACCGGCGTTTCATCGCTTCGCTGCGGTTGTCCGGGACACGGCTCTCGACACGCATCTGGACCTCACCGGTTTCGGCAAGGGCTGTGTGTTTGTAAACGGCTTCAATGTAGGTCGATTCTGGGAGAAGGGCCCCACGCGGAGCCTGTATGTTCCCCATGGCCTGCTGCGAGTGGGATCGAATGACATCATCGTCTTCGAGACCGAGGGGATCTATTCGGACGAGCTCAAACTGAGCTCAAGGCCTGTGATCGACGAACGGGCCGGAGAGGAGAGATAG